The genomic segment ttactaggacaaatgaacatttcagatataacATTCTTcctagttaaaatgaacatttcagatatctaaaatgacattcttactaggacaaatgaacatttcagatatctaaaatgacattcttactaggacaaatgaacatttcagatatctaaaataacattcttactaggacaaatgaacatttccgatatctaaaataacattcttactaggacaaatgaacatttcagatataacATTCTTcgtagttaaaatgaacatttcagatatctaacataacattcttactaggacaaatgaacatttccgatatctaaaataacattcttactaggacaaatgaacatttccgatatctaaaataacattcttactaggacaaatgaacatttcagatatctaaaataacattcttactaggacaaatgaacatttcagatatctaaaataacattcttactaggacaaatgaacatttcagatatctaaaatagcattcttactaggacaaatgacgtcacattctccattcatgtgtattgcgtttttacttccagctatcctaaatgacattcctcctatctaaaataaacattctggaTATCTGAAACAGTATTCTTACTAGGAAAAACGAGAGTTTCTGATATCCAGGATCCAATTGTTTCTagttataattttcatttcaggtaTCAAAAatcattactaaaacaaactaatgtaATCACCCGCGCGTGACCCATAATGCTTAGCGACTCACATTCCGTATTTAACACATTCAGCTTCGTTAACTCCGTTTCCTCCATGAGTTGTAATGGCGTTATCGGTCATTGACAGGATCACAAGAAAAGGTCATGAAGTAGAACGATCCCTCAGCCAGAGACTTTGTGGTGACAGAGAGTGTCGTTCAATTGACAGTTGTCTGAGAAACCTTCAGAGAATTGAACATTTGTTATCTACAGAAACTTATAACGAACTGAAAAACAGTTTGACTGAACTTCGAACGCTAGCAACGGCTAATTTCCAGGGTGACGAAGATCGACAATTCTCCGTAAGGCGAGTTAATCCAGGTAAATCCGTCACCAAAGTTATTGATATCTTTTATAgcttatctgtttttatttttagagttCTTTTTATCTGGTATCATTTACTTTTACACAACATATGGGATTGCCATATGTGTAATCTACTGTTTTCCTCTATTAGGACGAAGAGGCAGACCAACCATTGAGGTTACCAGAGAGCAGATAGAATTCCTTATGAACCAAGGacatacagttaaaaaaatagcaAGAATGCTGGGATGTTCCTCGTCTTTTCTGTATAAGAAGTCGAAGCTGATGGGCATACCCATTAGAAGTAGACTGTCTGTCATAGATGACGACCAGCTGCAAGAGCACGTGAGGGGACTGCAGGGCACATACCCAAATTCTGGGAACGAGGTTTGTCTTTatggtttttctttcttgctttctttcttgcttgctttctttattgctttctttcttgcttgctttcttgctttctttctttctttctttctttcttgctttcttgctttctttctttctttctttctttcttgctttcttgctttctttctttttttctttcttgcttgctttcttgcttgctttcttgcttgctttctttcttgcttgctttctttattgctttctttcttgcttgctttcttgctttctttctttctttctttctttcttgctttcttgctttctttctttttttctttcttgcttgctttcttgctttctttctttttttctttcttgcttgctttcttgcttgctttcttgcttgcttgctttctttctttcttgcttgctttctttctttctttctttctttctttcttgctttctttctttttttctttcttgcttgctttcttgcttgctttcttgcttgctttctttctttctttctttctttcttgcttgctttcttgcttgctttcttgctctttctctttttctcaatGTCTTTCTTTCTCACCCACTGTCTCACTCActcatttctgtgtgtttctcaGATGATGAGGGCGCTGCTGCGTGCACAGGGTGTGATTGTCACACGGGCCAGGGTGCGTGAGGTGTTGACAAGGATAAACCCCACTGCTGCTGCAAGAAGGTGGAGCCGCACTGTTGCAAGACGGGTTTACCACGCACCGTACCCAAACAGCTTGTGGCATATTGATGGCAACATGCGACTTATTCAGGTTAATAATCAAACATCACACTTTTTAATATGTTGATTAGTAGGCTTTACATTTTCAGGATAGTAAATACCTGTGTTTATGTAAAGATATTAGCATTAGTTAAATATTAGGATAGCTGATATTAGTATCAGCTTCTAAGTAAAAGTTTTATAGTTACATAGCACCTGTGGTACTTTGAATTTTTGctttctatttaaaataaactgaatcaACACAGTAGGCTTCAGTAAGTGTTTAATCGTGAATATGTTTAACACATTGTTGTTAATCTTAAGTTTTGCCTAAAATTGATAACATCAtataaatatttgctttgcCTCAAATACTAATGacttgatttttattaattattgattattattatttttgtgtgacAAAGTAACATTTCagcaaaaatgttgaaaatttaAATTCCTTTTGTAATGCATTGTTTCTGAGTATCATTATATATTGTGTCCAGGTAAGTGGCCGTATTATTTCAAGtactaattttattttctgttcaaaTATTTTAGATGGGGCTTTGTGATACATGGTGCAATAGATGGACACTCACGACTGATTACCTACCTAAACTGCAGCACAGACAATCGGGCCACAACAGTACTTTCTCATTTTTTGAAAGCAACATCTTTCTATGGACTACCATCAAGAGTCAGATCAGACCATGGTGGTGAAAACCTGCTTGTTGCCTTATTCATGCATCTTGTTCAAGGACTGGAACACAGAGGTTTTATAACAGGAGAATCGGTTCACAATCAGCGAATTGAGCGCCTTTGGCGTGATGTTTTTTTGCATGTGCTGCAGCCTTTTTACCATATTTTCTACTGTCTGCAGGACTCTGATAATCTTAACCCAGATAATGATATCCACCGACTTTCTTTATATATCGTTTATCTCCCCGAGATTCAAAAGAGGCTGGAACACTTCCGACAGGCTTGGAACCACCATGGATTGCGGACAGAAAATAATCATACACCAACTCAGCTTTGGACAGAGGGCATGCTCACAAACATTGAAATTGATAACACAGCTCTCAACAATGTGTTTGGGGAAAATTCCTACAGCAGCCAAAACATTGAGGCTATCCTGGCTCAGCATGGAATCGAGACGCTGCCAACATCTGATGACGAAGACTTCCCAGCGGTGTCTGTAGAGCCACTTCAGCTCATCCTAACTGAGGAACAACAAGCATCAGTGCACAATGCAATCCAGCACATTTCTGATCTTCAGGTAAAATATCGGGCATGTTGTGCTGAAGTTATCAGTATTTTACAAACTTAGGTACAAGCCTTGAAAGTAGGATCCACTCAACATTACAGGACATAGGATTTCATATGCCACAGACATTTCAAATGGCTATTTAACTCTTGCATATTTCagccattaaaaacattttgaactaGCAGTAACATTACTTTACATAACTTTGTCACTTAACATTGTTTCTCAAAGGGAATGTGTAAAGTGTATGTGCAGTACAGTGTACTGTAGGTGTAATTTAACATGAAATTCATGTCTGAATATACTTTGCTTATTGAAATTTTGTGTTTGCATCAGAGACTGTTGACAAATGATAgataacaaaaatatttcattatgaTCTACAACCATTACAGTTTCAGTGCTTTATTTTATAAACCTCCGTAGCTATACTACATGGGTTGAAAGTCTTATGTTCCTTCAGTGCCTTTGTCAATGATGGAGCTGGAGAGTATGATACCTAAATCTTAAATATGTGACTACTAAGGACATTTTTTCAGTGATCCAAGTTTTGTGTCCCATAAAGAacacatttgtcattttttttgaAGGTTACTTACCTCACAAGGCTACAAATACTTGTTTAATAAAGGTAATAATATGAACAGTGTTCTTCTTTGCAGTGGTTTTTATGCAAATAGTTGTAGACTATAAAACCATGTAGGGTAGGCATAACAACCCCAGCAGTGTGAAAAATCCACTTAGTCCCCTCACTGTACGATCAGTGCCGTGTGTTAGCTACCCATTTGTAAATAATTTGTCTtgcttccatttttttttaataccaagtggaaacattttaatatagcctttctagtttgtgtgtgtgtgtgtatatatatatatacatttatagatatatagatctacactgctcaaaaaaataaagggaacacttaacacaatgtaactccaagtcaatcacattggtaacactttacaatactggacgcaaaatttgcttcgttactagggaACACCTTGGGGGCGAATCAGTAAGTAATGGGCAGTTAACCAGTAGttactggtgaccacaaagaccaggcttattagggaactactggttaattatttgcttcattactagcgaacgccttacaggcgaatcagtaagtaataagtagttaaccagtacttactggtagccacaaaaaccagacttattagggaactactggttaattatttgctttgttaCTAGTGAACACCTTACAGGCGTAATTGGAAGTAATGGgcagttaaccagtacttactggtacccacaaaaaccagacttattagggagctactggttaattatttgctttgttactagcgaacgccttactggcgaatcagtaagtaataagtagttaaccagtacttactggtacccacaaaaaccagacttattagggaactactggttaattatttgcttcgttactagtgAACGCCTTACAGGCGTAATGGGAAGTAATGGgcagttaaccagtacttactggtacccacaaaaaccaggcttattaaggaacaaaagagaaattcttcatgtgagtACTGGATTACTCTTGACTAGTTGAGTGAACagctcatttagtcaaaaacctgtttcctggtggttttagaagcctttgtaaggatgaaaagcagttttatttatttattcttgtactgctgtgtcatcttacctttacttgttcatcacttactaAGTAATAAGTCATTACTTAATCATTGACTGGTCATTATCTATTATACTGTTTACCttcataaaaaagtcaaacatcataccaagtacttactgaggaacgcatcactaactaatcagtacctgaccagtacctactagttttgtgtacattattgtaaagtcaaacatcataccaagtacttactaaGGTCAGGGATCTGGCATTTTCAGTCCCAGATAAAGCCTCATTTATGTTTGACATTAAATGCTAACAAAATCTTCTTTCCTTTACTTCAGtcagttttcagggagcttgTGGATGCTAGACGGCGTAAATGGAGCGGTACCACCAGAAATTATGGGGATAGTGTTGCACAGCATAGCTAACGTGCAACCAGTGAAAGGAAAGTGGAAGAAGATGCAACATATTTAGAGGCCACACAGACCACCAATCAATCAGCTACAAGAAGTTTTTGAGGACGCTGGAAATATCCCCACAAACCGCCTGGAATACTCCTTCTGTCCGAAGTACTGTTTGGAGTTTAAACCCGATTAACGGAGCTCATCCGAAAACCCAGGAAACGTTGGAAAGTGAGATTAAAGGGAAAGAGAAAAGGTGAGCTTGAACTGAATCAAGCCACCCAGGGAGCGTGGGAAACCTGCTGTCAGCCAGCCCCAACTACTGTTAGCTAGCTCATAACAGCTAACATCAACCGAGACAATAATGGCATCACTAACCTCTCCACCCTCGTCTGGCTGCGTGGACTGTGTGCACATGGCTGGGAAAATATccgagctggagaggaggatttCCAATCTACACCAGATCCGGGAAGCCGAGGTCCTGTTGGACACCATTATCATCGGAGCAGCGCAGCCGGACTCCCAGGAGACTGACGTCGCGGCTCCCTCCCAAACACCGAGCGTCGTCGGAGCCGCATCCCGTGGTGAGCCTGGGGACGTCGACCACCATCCGACAGCTGAGGTccctccaccagcagccaccGCGCACGGGTCCTGGGCACAACTTGGAGCCAGGCCCAGGATCCCAATGAGCTCCACACCGTCCCAGGAGGAACCCTGGTCTGTCGCCGGTCCTCGACGGGGGAGAGGGGGGCGTTGCTCCGGCGCACCTCCGCCCGACCACATACATCTGCAGAACAGATTTGACCTCTCCAGCCTTGAGGAATTTCCTCCCTTGGGCGACGGAACCCGGCCCATTCGGTCCCCGCGCCTGGCGCCGCGGGCCTCCCCTCCCGCTGTACACGAGCGCCCCGCCGGTCGCAAGATTCGCCACTCCATGCCTATCTTCACACCAGCTCCGCAGAAAACTTTCACCCGCCGTCCACTCCGCCAGTCTCCAGCACCTCCAACACCCCAGCTACTACATCCCTCCCATGGACATCACCCAGACGCACTCATTGTAGGAACCTCCATCATCAGACATGTCCGTGTAAACAGGTGTAACACATTCTGCTACCCAGGTGCTCTCGTCAATGACATCTCACACTCCGCCCACGAACTTTCACAAGAGAATCCATCAgtttccaccatcatcatccatgcagGCATCAACGATCTCAAACTACAGCAGTCAGAGACTCTAAAAATGGACTTCATCTCACTCATCCAAACCATCATACGCTTAAAGAAACACTGCATCATCTCTGGTCCACTTCCATCACCCCGGTTTGGAGACGTCAAATTCAGCCGTGTACAACAACTCCACATCTGGCTTAAAGGTTACTGCACCACACACAATATTCCATTTGTAGacaatttcacaacttttcacaaTAGACCATATCTTTTCAAACGTGACGGCATTCATCCAAATCACACAGGTTCCAGACTCCTATCCACAAACATAAATCTGACTGTACATTCCCATAAACCATTCACAGATTGACAATATACCAACCCCACATCCCCACGCAAACCCTCACCTCCAGTAAAATCCATTCCAGCACTCATCACTAGCAGAAATCACCAGCACCCCCATCCACATACCAGGTCCACAATCAGACATCTCCGCCCCATCCATCTGGTTTCTACAAATAATCCAAACACTACACAAAAAAACCTACCTACAGTATTTaacatggcacttttaaatgtcagatctcTTTTAAATAAGACTTTTATCATCAATGACTTGATTTTAGACAACAAGAtagactgtctctttttaactgaaacgtGGCTTGGCACCGACGCCCCGGCTATTCTCACTGAGGTATCTCCCccaaattttaactttttattttctaccaggGGAGGCAAAAGAGGCGGGGGCACAGCATCGATCGCTCACAACTCAATTTTAACAAAGACAATCCTTTTATATAGTTACTCTTCTTTTGAGcatcatgcatttgtttttagcaacccgtccattttatgtgttacagtttatCGACCACCAAAGCCTCCATCCTGTTTTATTCAAGAATTCTCTGACTTTTTAACATCTATACACTCAAGTCATgacaaaattttaataactggtgattttaatctaCATATTTTTAACAGCTCTGATCCTTATGGAAGAGAGTTCTCAAACCTTTTAGACAGCATGGATTTCAAACAACTTGTCACACAGCCGACTCATAACAGAGGACGCaccctggacttggtcattacGTATGGCCTGTCCacgggtgtgtcctctgttgttgacctggctgtgtctgaccactactgtgtgttttttaacatcaccagttttaggcAGCGGGAGGCcccagtgagaactgtgaggaagcgatatattacttctgaagtggctgcaaattttattaacattttacatcataccTCTGCTCAGTTTTTACCTGCATCCTGTGATCTtattgttgatcattttaactgCAAACTTAAATCCGCtattgatgctgctgctccactaaaaacaaaatctataaaagataaaaccaaaTCACCATGGATAAATGAGagcatcaaagaaataaaaaggaaatgcaggagagcagaacgaaaatggagaaaaactaaattaaacatccaCTTTGAGATTTTTCATGAACAACAGTACATCTATAATAATGCAGTAAAACAAGCAAGAACCCTCCATTTTTCAGACCTtattgcacaaaataaaaataaccccaGATTCCTTTTTAGAACAAtagataatttaataaacacagattttaataagTCCTCCATGCCAGCATCAGAGGCTGCATGTGAGGGCTTTTCAGACCACTTCACGGGTAAAATCAGTGCTATCAGATTGaatcttttatctcaacaacacgttgattttaacatatctgaagcatttttaccagaggaaacactggagagttttgtcctggttgatgcaaagatgcttggtcgggTTTCCTCCCAGCTAAAGCCAActacctgccttttagacccaattcccacatctcttttaaaaaggttttatggtttctttgagtctgagcttttaaacatagtaaattactctcttcagacgggtgtcttcccatctgcctatAAAACAGCGGTGGtcaggccccttctgaagaagagtaatttagaccctaacattcttgataactacagacctgtatccaacttaccgtttttaagtaaaatgattgaaaaagttgtttttagccaattaaatgagtttttaattgaacaaagtatttaagaaagatatcaatctggttttaggatgaACCACAGTACTGAGACAGCCCtcttaaagattgttaatgaccttaggTGTAACTTAgatgcacagaaactttctgttctggtgctgctggatcttagtgccgccttcgACACAGtggatcaccagattttaatacacagactcagaagtatggtgggcctctcaggcactgttcttaaatggttttactcctatctcacggATCGTAAATTTTtcgtaagtatggatacatgctcctcaagaatccatgaaatgcagtgtggggttccccaaggatcaattttaggcccaatactttttaacctgtacatgttgccacttggggacgtgatcaggagacatggcgttgcttttcacagctatgctgatgatacgcagctttacatcgctgtgtctcctgatgacctagaaccagttaacacccttttaaactgtattttagatataaagtcatggatggcagagaacttcttacagctcaaccaggacaagactgaggttttaattatcggtcctgaagacaagagagggagCATCTCATGCAAACTACAAGACTTTAaactttctcagtgtgtgagaaatctgggtgttcttttcgactctgagctgaactttactacacacattagaaatgtcacaaagacaggcttttatcatcttaaaaacatcgccagagtccgcccgtttctctctcttgccagcacggaggtgctgatgcatgcttttatttttagtaaattagattactgtaatgccctgctctctggtcttcccaaaaagagtacttCTAGCTTACagttactccagaactcagcggcacgagttctgacgaggaccagggggcgggaacacattacaccagttttaaaatcgctgcattggctccccgtgcgtttcaggattgattttaaggttctcttacttgtttataaatgtcttaatggtcttgggccttcttatttatctgacctgcttttagactacaaaccctcgcggaccctgaggtcctctggtaccggccttttggtCATTCCTAAGTCGAGGACCAAAACACATGGCGAGGCCACGTTCCAATATTGTGGTCCTCGCCTGTGGAACGGCCTGCCAGAGGGCCTCGGGTCTGCAGAGActgtagatgcttttaaaaagaggctcaagacacatctttttagcttagcttttaattgaacttcttaatcatttagttatttgactaacaatattattagtttatttattcagttattttaattaatttatttatctattttgtttatttttatcactcatttgtatcttggtcttaaattgactttttaatatatattaattttcttttattgttcttattacgttgatttatttatgctcttttatgtatc from the Melanotaenia boesemani isolate fMelBoe1 chromosome 2, fMelBoe1.pri, whole genome shotgun sequence genome contains:
- the LOC121654513 gene encoding uncharacterized protein LOC121654513; translation: MALSVIDRITRKGHEVERSLSQRLCGDRECRSIDSCLRNLQRIEHLLSTETYNELKNSLTELRTLATANFQGDEDRQFSVRRVNPGRRGRPTIEVTREQIEFLMNQGHTVKKIARMLGCSSSFLYKKSKLMGIPIRSRLSVIDDDQLQEHVRGLQGTYPNSGNEMMRALLRAQGVIVTRARVREVLTRINPTAAARRWSRTVARRVYHAPYPNSLWHIDGNMRLIQMGLCDTWCNRWTLTTDYLPKLQHRQSGHNSTFSFFESNIFLWTTIKSQIRPWW